Within Maridesulfovibrio zosterae DSM 11974, the genomic segment TTTAGCTAGAACTGAAGGAATACGTTTTGAATGAGTCTTTGCTTTCGGAAGCATCCCCAAGTAGCGCATTACCGAAATAACACCCTGTACTCCAACACGAATAGGAATCTGGTCAAAACGCATAGATTGACCACCTTCAAACAAAAGCATGGGAATATTTTTGTCATATGCAGCACTACGCAATGATCCATCACGAAGTTCTGCATCAAGCACGACCGGAGCACCGAAAGCCATTGCCATTTCTTTAACCTTCGGATCGCTTACGACAGCCCTGATTTGCGGCAGATTACTGCGCATATTGGCACCTGTATGAAAATCAATGCCATGCGTTGATCGCAAAACAACTTCTTCCATAAAAATAGAAGCAAGCTGTCCGGTCAAAGACCCAGTTGGAGATCCTGGGAAAAACCGATTAAGATCACGACGATCAGGTAAATAACGAGATCTATTAACAAAACCGAAAGAGTTAACTACCGGAACGGCAATAAGTGTCCCCCGTAAGGAGTTCAATAGTTTAAGCTTAAGCAGGCGGCGGATTATTTCAACACCATTTATCTCATCACCATGCACTGCGCCGGAAACAAACAATACCGGACCGTCAGATTTTCCATGCACGACATGAATGTTCATGAATAATTCATTGCGGTTATAAAGTTTAGCCGCAGCTATATCAATAGTCCCACGTGTCCCCGGATCAATAGATTCTCCGGCAATACTGAATGCTTTACGTCCTCTTCTCACTTTATCACGCGCCTCAAATTTAGTTGTCAAAATGTCTTTTTCATTTCTATTTGCTGCAATGAAGTTATCTACGACCTTCTTCAAAATTTAATTGTCTGGTTTTTCTAATAAATCTGTTTATAGATCTTTGCTTAAAAATCTTCCACACAAATAAATGCAATTGAGATGTTAACTCCAGTCGGCACACTAACTATTGGGCACAGATAATACTTTCTGAAAAATTACTTTAATGAGTGCATGTACAATATAGCAGAGTAAGAATCCGCCCCCTCTTCAAGAACCAGCTTCCAGCCTATACTTTCAATCAACTCCTGAATAAGCATCAGCCCTAGCCCGAAACTGTCACTAGAATCTTCACCGGCATTAGAAGCAATAGCATTTTTAACAATCAGCACTCCATCTAAAAGACTGATTTCAACGTCCCCCTCATAAGAGTGCTGGAAGGCATTACGGATAATGTTACTCCAGATTATCCTTCCCAGTATTTCTGGAACAAGCATGCTTTGGGCATGTATATCTTTCCTGACATGAACATCTTTATCAGCTAATAGATATGAATTTTCTTCAATAATACCAAGTAAATCTTTATCTACACATACTTCATGTCTGGGAACTGAACTCACATCCTTTTTCTCCACCCACAGCAGAGTAGCTATAAGTTCCTTCATATTCTTTACAGCTTTCCGCATGCTGCGGAAGGGTCTCTCAAACTTCTCGTCGCTTCCTACCCCCAGACGATTCAACCAGTCCAAATTGGTTTGCAGCACGGCAACAGGAGTGCGCAATTCATGACTGGCATTACGCAGAAACCGTTTCTCCCTTTGAATACTAGCCATTTGACGGCGCATATTATCCTGATACAGAGCGGCAAGTTGATTAAGCTCTTTATACTCAAAGTTTTGTGCAGAATCCTCCACATTGTCTTTATTGAGTTTAAAAGCCCAATCCACCAGATGGGAGACAAGTCTTGCAATACGGCGCATCATCAGCATGGCAACGAGGATTATTACCAAAAGTGATATCAGGCCTGTAGCTATGGAGTAATATAAAATCCCGTGAGCAGTTGAATGTATAATTTCAGACCTATCCGCATCACCCAGACTATATACAAAGTACAGGACCACATCATCCTGACGTTTCCATGAATAAACAAAATGAAATGTATCCTCATCATCTATATTAGGTTTAACTACGATAAATTTTCCTATTGGAAAATCAGAAGGGCTAAAAACGTCCTTAATGTCGGGAGATAAGTCATTATACTTTTCAAAAGTTCTAAAATTAGCTGCTTCGGGAAGTCTTGCCGCATGGTCTTTATCGTACGCTGCAGAATAAGAACTTGCCTCCAATTCCAGGCGATGCTGTACAGCAAGCCCCAAACCTTTTTCAAAAAAGATATTCACTAGTACAGAGTAAGAAACCACCATTACCGAACATGCAATAAGAACAAAAACAACAACAAGTTTTTTTATGCTCTGACTATTCTGCACATTCGTCCTCCTGTCTTAGAACAACCCCTACTCCGGGAACAGTGTGGATGATTGGACAGAAATCAGGACCGTCAACTTTCTTGCGGAGTTTATTTAGATAAACCTTCAAAAGACTCTGAGACGGAATTGAATCACCCCAGACAGCCTGTTCCAGTTTGGCACGTGAGACAACTTTGGGACTGTTCATCACAAGTTCCTGAAGCAATTTCCACTCAGTAGGAGTCAAATTGAGAGACTGCCCATTACGCCATACTTCATGAGTATCAAGATTCATTTCCAGACCGGCAGCAATAAATTTGCGTGACTGACGACTATAGCGCCTGGATAAAGCTCTAATACGAAGCAGCAATTCTTCCATATCAAAAGGTTTCGTCAGATAGTCGTCCGTACCCGCATTAAACCCGGCAGTTTTATCATCAAGTGTATCCAATGCAGTAAGCATCAGAACAGGGGTATCCAAGCCCTCCTTCCTCAATTTATCGCACAAACCAATTCCGCTCAATCGAGGAAGCATTACATCAAACATCAGGACATCATAATCATTCTGGGTAGCTAATTCATACCCATGCATCCCATTGGAGGCGTGGTCACAACTAATACCTTCAAGCTCAAGAGAGCCTACAACAGCTGCGGCTAAATCATAATCGTCCTCTACAAGCAATACGGATATTCCCACCGAATTCTCCTTTACAACTTTTCATCCTGCAATCAGGGAGACACATGAGTCGCGACTTAATCAACAACTCTATAAAATCAGCATTTACTTAAAAAATCGATAGCAAAAACCTATTTATGCAATCCCTCACTATAAATGACTCCACCCTTATGAAACTGATGACTGCCATTCCTATTTTTACCCCCCAACACAGCACAGGTAAGAGTCAAAACAATTGTCAGGATCAAGGCAACGTGAGCTTCCCTTTTGCTGAAATATTTAAGCAGGCATCTCCAGTTAACCATAATATGGAATGAGCAAAAGATAATAAATGCAAGACCAAGCCACTGATGAATACCTTTAATACCATCAAAGCGAACATGGAACAGCAAAAATAACCCAGACAAAGCAACCGGGATAAAAGTAAAAGCCACTGCCGGAGAAAGAAACGAACGGTCTGCAATTTTTTCAAACATATTATATCCTGCCAAACTTAACTTTAAACATACACTTATAAGTTTATATTAACTTTTCCCACCATTTAAATATCAATAATTAACAATAGCTGATGATGGGTTAATGCAAAGTCAACAAAAAGACATTTACCCTTCATCACGAAAAAAGCCGGAGAAAAACACTTTGTTTTCCTCCGGCAATACCTATTTATTATTTTATAACTAATTATTTTTCTGAAATGCAGTATTATGCATTTTTTCTTTTAAAAAACTCAACGACTGAAAGTACCCCGACAAAGAAAACAGGAGCGAAAATAACACCGAGTCCTGTTGCGCTGATCATACCCCCGATAACACCTACACCAAGAGCCTTCTGACTTGCTGCTCCTGCTCCTGTTGCAAGAGCAAGAGGAAGAACACCTAGAATAAAAGCCATAGAAGTCATAATGATCGGCCGGAAACGCAAACCGGCACTTTTAACGGCTGACTCCTTCAAACTGTAACCATCAGCATAATACTGTTTGGCCACTTCAACAATAAGAATAGCGTTTTTTGCAGCAAGGCCGATAATAGTGATCAGTCCAACTTTGAAGTAAACATCATTGGACATATGTAAAATGGTTACAGCAGCAACCGCTCCTAAAGCTCCAATTGGGACAATGAGCATAACGGAAAACGGAATAGCCCAGTTTTCATACAGAGCAACCAGTAAAAGAAAAACGACAAGCAGCGCGAGAGCGAACAAGATAGGAGCCTGCCCTCCTGCATATTTTTCCTGATATGAAAGCTCTGTCCATTCATATCCTATTCCGGGAGGAAGATCTTTCATAATCTTTTCAAGTTCGGCCATAACTTCTCCGGAACTATGTCCCGGAGCAGCATCCCCCATTATTTTGAAAGCATTGTAACCGTTATAGCGGACAATCTGTACAGGTCCGGTCTCCCACTTAGTGTGGATCAAAGACCTCATAGGAACCTGCCCTCCTCTTGAGTTAGGCACATACAGATTGTCCAGACTCTTAGGATTCTTACGACTTTGAGCATCAGCCTGAATAACGACTCTTTGCACCCTTCCGGCGTTAACAAAGTCTGCGACCATATTTGAACCGTAAGCACTGGAGAGCACTGTCTTGATATCAGCAAAACTTACTCCAAGAGTTTCCGCTTTCTCACGATCTATAACCAGTCGAAACTGCGGAGCATCAGGCAGCCACTGAGGCATGGCGTAGGCAATGATAGGGGAAGCATTAGCTTTGCCCAAAACCATTCCCAAAGCTTGTGTGAGCACAGCTCGACCAACGTTGGCTCGATCCTGAAGACGTAAGGCAAACCCGCCGGTATTACCCATCCCGTCAACAGGAGGGGGGTTAACAGTAAAAATAGAACCGTCAGTATTCTGGGAAAGGACTCTGTTGGCCATACCTACTTCATCTTGTGCGGACTGTCCCTTTCCACGTTTTGACCAGTCCTTTAAAACAGGAACTCCAAGAGCGGCATTTTCACCCAGACCGGAGAAACTGAATCCGATAACAGTAAAAGTCGATTCAACGGCAGGGCGTGATTTAAAATAACCTTCAACATCTTTTATAACATCAAGTGTTCTTGAATATGTTGCCCCAGGAGGAAGCTGAACACTGACAAAAAGGTTCCCCTGATCCTCTGTCGGAACAAATGACTCAGGGAGCTGCATATAAAAATAACCAAGAACAACAAGCATAATACCATATACAAGCATACATCTTACTGTCCGTGTAACAAGTGCTCCAGTCAACTTTTGATAACGACTTCCAAGATTAGCAAAAAGCCTGTTAAACCATCCAAAAAAGCCACCTTTCTCTTCATGATGTCCTTTTGGAATAGGCTTAAGTATTGTCGTACAAAGAGCTGGAGTCAGTGTCAGAGCCAAAAATCCGGAAATCAAAATTGAAACAGCAACTGAAATTGCGAACTGGCGATAAATAACACCGACAGAACCGCTCATAAAACCAAGCGGAAGGAATACAGCAGAAAGAACCAGAGTAATACCGACGATTGCGCCTGAGATCTGCCCCATAGCTTTGATTGTTGCTTCACGTGGCGGCAACCCTTCAGTAGACATTATGCGCTCTACGTTCTCAACAACAACAATCGCATCATCAACAAGAATACCGATGGCTAGAACCATTCCGAACATAGTCATCATGTTGATGGAGAAACCAACTAAATTCATAACTGCAAATGAGCCAAGCACGCACACGGGGACAACAATGGTAGGAATAATTGTATAGCGAAAATTCTGCAAAAACAGAAACATTACCAGAAAAACAAGTGCGATAGCTTCCAGCAGGGTATGAAGAACTTTCTCAATAGCAACATCGACGAAAGTGGAAGTATCCAGTGGAATGGCTATTTCCATATCCGACGGTAAAGTTTTGGCCAGCTCATCAAGACGAGCCCTAACGCGCTGGACTGTTCCAAGAGCATTTGCCCCGGGAGCGAGCTGAACTGCGGCAGCAGCAGCAGGAGTACCATTCAGACGGGAAACAACATTATAGGACTCAGGGCCTATTTCAATCTTAGCAACATCGGAAAGATGAACAGTTGAGCCGTCAAGTCCGGCATGAAGCAAAATTTTTCCAAATTCTTCAGGAGTTTCAAGAAGACCCTGAACCATGAATGTCGCTTGAATCTCCTGATCTGAAGCCACAGGACGCGAACCGAAACTACCTGCTGGGACCTGAACATTCTGAGCCTTAATAGCCGAGGCTACATCAGAAAGATCAAGTCCGAAACTGAGAAGCTTCTGAGGGTCGACCCATACACGCATTGCACTTTCTGAAGCAAAGAACTGCAATGTACCCACGCCGTCAACACGGCGAATTTCATTATTCATATTACGGGCCATAATATCTGCCAGAAGCTGACGATCTTTACCTTCGTTATCTTTTTTATAACGCAAAGCATAAATCATCAGAAAGCCGGAGTTGGCCTGTTCAATTGTAACACCCTGATCTCTTACAGACTGAGGTAGACGAGATTCAGCCTTTTGAACACGGTTCTGCACATCAACTTGAGCCATATCCGGGTCTGTTCCGGGCTTGAAGGTAACTGTGATCTTCGCAGAACCGGTAGAGCTACTGGTAGATTCATAATACAATAACCCTTTTGCTCCGTTAAGTTCCTCTTCAATGAGACTTACTACGGATTCGTTGATAGTCGTTGCTGAAGCTCCGGGGTATTGTGCGTCAATAGTAATCTGCGGAGGTGCAACCTGTGGTAACTTTTCCACGGCCATACCGGGAATAGACAAAACCCCGGCCAATAAAATAAATATAGCGACAACCCAGGCAAAGTTGGGCCTATCAATAAAAAATCGTGACATATATTTTTATCTCTAATCTGATTTATTGCTGTTTACTGTCAGTTTCTTTTAATGCGACGGTAGAATTTTCCACTTTCTTTATAGAGACGGTCATTCCCGGCTTAAGCTTACCGGTTCCGTTAATGACTACGCGCTCTCCAGCTTTAAGACCTTCAGTAATCTGCCAGAGACCACCCTCTTCCATAGATCCGGTTTTAATTGCGCGAGGCTGAACTTTATTTTGACTGTCGACAACGTAAACCTGTGCTGTTCCGCCATGACCGACCATTACGGCTCTCTGTGGGACCAAAATAGCATCACGGCTGTTGCCTAGCTTGATCTTTATGCGCACGAACATACCCGGAAGCAGCATCCCATCATCGTTAGGAAATTCACTTCTAAGAGAAACCTGTCCACTACTTTGATCGACTGTAACGTCAGAAAACAAAAGCTTTCCTTTTGCAACATAATCAACATTATCAACAGAAACAGTCACATCGGCAGCACTATCTTCGTGCACTGCCTTGTTCATTGCAGCCTTGAGTTTAAGGTATTCCGAAACAGGTTCATTAATATCTGCATAGATTGGGTTAAGCTGCTGGATAGTTGCCAGATGAGTAGCCTCGCCCTCACCTACGAGCGCACCTTCTGTTATAAAAGCACGCCCGATCCTACCAGAAATAGGCGCTACAACGGTTGCGTAACTGAGATTTAAAGAAGATGAACGTACTGCCGCCTCTGCTGCATCCTTACTCGCCTTCGCAGCTCTGTATGTGTTTACAGCAGTGTCATACTCTGACTGACTGATCGATTTAGTCTTGATAAGTTTACTGTAACGTTTGGCAGTTGCTTCCAAGTCAACCATGTTAGCTTCAGCTTTTGCAAGATCTGCTTTCGCCAAGGACAATGCTGCGTTAAACTGGGCAGGGTCTATGTGAAATAAAGGCTGTCCTTTTTTCACGTGACTGCCTTCTTTGAAATCTCTGCTAAGAACAATTCCTGCGACTCTTGCACGAACTTGTGCAATTCTGCGAGCTGAAATACGTCCAGGGAGTTCGATTTCTTTACGTAAAGAGGTTGTCTTAACCTCAGCAACATCAACTTGAACAGCTCTTTGCTGAGGTTTTTCCTTAGCCTGCGCCGTCTCGGCACTCTTACAACCGGAACTAAAAAACACCATCACCATCATGCTCGCAGCGACTACAGTCGTAATATTTTTCAACTCTTTTATATAACTATTCATATATACTCCTGAGATATTTAATGCCCTCAAATAAGGTACGTAATTACTATTAAAAATTTAACGATTATAAAATTAAGATCGTGTAAAGATACCATTTGACAGGTTAACTAATGGTTAATCATTGTAAGAATCAGAGATATAATCTCTAAAATTCATGAACTAAGTATGATAACACGCAACCGATAAAAGAAACTAATCCCCATGGTTTTAATCTATAACGCATAAAAAACCGTATTAACTGACTACGATAAAGTCAGCTAATACGGTTCACACATGTACTATGCTTTCAATTCACTCAAAAACAGACCACCTGCCAGCCATAAAAAACAAGAACAAAAATTGATTGAAAAAGTTATTTAGCGAACGCTTTGTAGGATGCCTTCAGAAGTTTAACAAGATCATCTGGAGAAAGTTCTATATCCACTCCCCTGCGTCCGGCACTGACAAAAATGGTTTCACACCCTTCTGCTGAACTATCAATATAAGTCGGGAGCAATTTTTTTTGGCCGAGAGGACTGACGCCACCGACAACATACCCTGTTGTCCGTTCCACAATCTTTACGTCCGCCATGCCTACCTTTTTTACACCAACAGCTTTCGCCAGCAATTTAAGGTCTAACCGCTTCATAACCGGAACAACTGCTACTATCAGATTCTTGTCATTTGCCACTACAAGAGTCTTAAATACTCTGTCGGGGTCAACCCCCAGCTTTTCAGCTGCTTCGACGCCGTATGATTCAGCTGCCGGATCGTGTTCATATTCATGGACAGTAAATAGAATCTTTTTCTTTTTGGCTATATTAATTGCAGGAGTCATATACCAATTCTACAAAATGAAACTTTGTTTTGCAATATACTATTTTTCGCCTTCATCTATCCCCGCCAGAGAAAACAGTCTGTTCAATGCTAATGCACGACAAAAATCACTCTTTATCAAGGCCATCAACAACAATCGCGCCCATAGAAGCCGGCATTGCAACTACTATCAATCTTCGAACGGCAATCAGAGGCTCTGTAGCCATTGGAAATTTATCAATAGACGTAAGGACTAAGGCAACGACGACTCCGGTGATTATATAAGCCAAAAAGACTCTCAAGATAAAACCCAAGCGTCTTTTCTTGATTTCTCCTTGAAAAACGACTTGATATGTAAACAAAGCTAAGCTTAAAATCGATAAACCGGTAATATAGACCAAATTCAATACCGGCAAAGTCTCACCCAGACGCCAGGCTTCTTCGGAGAATGATATGGGGACAGCCAAGGCAAAAGCCCCTATGGACAATTGACTCAGGTCTTCAAAATTGAAACTCCATTCTTTCATAAAGCCTCCTTAGGATATTGCGGAAAACTGTACTCCTAATAAACTTTACGCCTTGAAAAACTTGATCCCATCACAGAGAAAGTGTTTTCAACAATCAGTAGTACCTTTTCATCGTGCCTGAATGCGATTTCTTCCAACTTTTTGAGCTGAATATTATTGACTACTGTCATCAAAATATTTGTATCCTCACGTAAATACGCCCCCTGCCCTTTGATAAAAGTGGCACTCTGCTTCATCTCATGAAGAATATCGTGGCAAATCATTTCAATACTTTTAGAAATAATAAAAACAACTTTTCTCTGGCTAAACATTGAAAGAGTTTGATCAACAACAACAGAAGAAATAAAAACAAGAATAAATGATGCAATAATCACATCAAGAGAGAGCTCAGTTAAACTCAGGCTGAAAATAACTGCATTAAAAATAATGTAAACCTTACCAATTCCAATATTAAATCTTTGAAAAAGGTATACGGCAAGTACATCAAGTCCACCGTTTGAACCTAAAGAACGTAAAACTATACCGGAACCTAGTCCGACCAAAGCCCCACATGCAACAGCTGCGTACAGCTCATTATGCACAGGCATAGGAATTGTGAGTAACTCATAAGCTGCTGTAGTAGTAAAAGTCGCGTAAAGGCTATACCAGAAAAAGCGTCTACTGACCTTCACCCAGGCAAAGATAAAGAGCGGAATACTAAGTAAAAAATAAATCCAGCCGGGAGAAAGCAGTTCGGTTATATAATAAATAAGTGAAGCTAATCCAAAAACACCTCCAGCCATAAACTCATAGGGTACAGCAAGGCTTTTAACAGCTACGGCAGTGATTACTGTTCCGCATGTAATCAAAAAAAGATTCCACCAGACGGAATAAGCAAACTCTATATGAAATGAAGACCCTTTGCCTAAAACAGATTTAATTGGTTCTAACATATTCTCTTTTAATTTTTATTTAATATTTTCCATCGCCGACTAAAACCATATACTTAAAGTTAAATGGAAACCCAAAAACACAATATGATTTGGACCTACATTACATTTGTGAATATAATTTTAAACATCAAGAAAAAAATTATATGTTTATAAATTATTCTTAGCTGAAATTATGAATAAGTACTTAAATTATATAATCTTATCATTAGCTTAAAAAATATTTAATAATTAAGACGAAGCTCCCACATAAGAAAAAAGCCGTCCCTTACATATCTAACTACGATAGCAAGAAACGGCTTATTTAAGGTCAAGATAACTTTAGTGTCAGTGATAACATCAGGACTTTCTGCTTTATAAAAGATATCGCAGATTAATACTGAATATAAGCTACATGAGTCTGAAGATACTCATACAAACCGTGCTTACCATCAGCACCACCGATACCGGATTTACGCCATCCAGCATGAAATCCCTGAATAGCTTCAAAGTGCTCTCGGTTTACGTAAGTTTCACCGAACTTAAGTTCATTGATAGCACGCATCATTTTACTAATATTATTGGTAAATATAGATGAGGTCAAGCCGAACTCACAATCATTAGCCATATTAAGCGCCTCATCGAAATCAGTAACTTTTACCACAGGCAGGACAGGACCAAAGATTTCTTTGCGTATAATCTCCATATCCTGTGTACAACTGGCCAGCAATGTCGGCTTGTAGAAAAATCCTGTAGGCTGATCTTCACAACGTGATCCTCCGACAAGGACTTCAGCCCCTTCTTCCAGGGCCTTAGCCACCATTCCCTCAATTTTGGTGAGCTGAGCCGAATTAATCTGACAAGACATATTCGGAGCTGGATCAGCAAACGGATCACCGTAAGCAACCGCAGCCATAGCTCTGGTAACTTTATCCATAAATTCATCGTAAACAGGAGCCTCGACGTAGACACGCTCTGCGCAGTTGCAGACCTGTCCTGAAAAAATAATTCTTGAATCAACTACAGCTTTGACCGCCATATCCATATCGCAATCTGCACAAATAATAACAGGGGCCTTACCACCCAACTCAAGTGATGTCTTGGTGATGTTCTCAGCAGTGGATGCAATGATTCGCTGACCGGTTTCAACACTACCGGTAAGAGTAACCAATCCAACCTGTGAACTGCGAACCAAAGCATCACCCAAAGTGCTGCCACCACCGGAAACAAAATTAAGTACTCCGTTTGGCAGACCTATACTGGAAACCAATTTAGCAAACTCAAAAGTCGTATTAGGCGTCTCACTACTTGGCTTAAGGACAATAGTGCAACCGGTAAGAATGGATGGAGCTACCTTGCGGGCCATTACGAAAAATGGAAAGTTCCATGGGCAAATCCCCACAACCACACCAATAGGCTGGCGATAAAGGAGTATATTTTCATTGGTCCTGTCACTCTCAATGACCTCGCCCTCGTATTTACGTGCCCACCCTGCATAATAATCAAAGTATTCAGCTGTTGCATCAATTTCAACTTGAGCTAAAGGAAAAATTTTAGCCTGTTCTTCAGCTAAAGTCCGAGCCAACATTTCTCGATTTTCCCGGATAACCTCTGCCATTTTCTTCAAGAAACCAGCACGCTCTATGCAAGATTTAGCTGCCCACTCCTTCTGGGCCACGCTAGCAGCTTCCAGAGCAAGTTCAGCATCATGCTTGCCTCCTTTCGGAGCCATGGCTATTATCTTCTCGGTAAAAGGATTGATAACCGCAAACTGCTCATTGGAATCCGCATTACGGAATTCACCATTAATGTATTGCTGATAAGTGTTCATACAAGGGCTCCTGAATTTAAAAGTTTTATGTAAAACACATATAATTTTTAAGCATCCAATCTAGTCACCGGGAGTTATACCTATATACAGCGTATAAATTCAATACTTTTTTATCAGGTTACGTAATTATTATTTATAAAAATATATTTTAATAGTCCTCACTTCTATATTACCAACAATACAATAGACATAAAATCCTAAAAACAGCTCTCTATCATACAAAGAGAACAGACTA encodes:
- a CDS encoding multidrug efflux RND transporter permease subunit; translated protein: MSRFFIDRPNFAWVVAIFILLAGVLSIPGMAVEKLPQVAPPQITIDAQYPGASATTINESVVSLIEEELNGAKGLLYYESTSSSTGSAKITVTFKPGTDPDMAQVDVQNRVQKAESRLPQSVRDQGVTIEQANSGFLMIYALRYKKDNEGKDRQLLADIMARNMNNEIRRVDGVGTLQFFASESAMRVWVDPQKLLSFGLDLSDVASAIKAQNVQVPAGSFGSRPVASDQEIQATFMVQGLLETPEEFGKILLHAGLDGSTVHLSDVAKIEIGPESYNVVSRLNGTPAAAAAVQLAPGANALGTVQRVRARLDELAKTLPSDMEIAIPLDTSTFVDVAIEKVLHTLLEAIALVFLVMFLFLQNFRYTIIPTIVVPVCVLGSFAVMNLVGFSINMMTMFGMVLAIGILVDDAIVVVENVERIMSTEGLPPREATIKAMGQISGAIVGITLVLSAVFLPLGFMSGSVGVIYRQFAISVAVSILISGFLALTLTPALCTTILKPIPKGHHEEKGGFFGWFNRLFANLGSRYQKLTGALVTRTVRCMLVYGIMLVVLGYFYMQLPESFVPTEDQGNLFVSVQLPPGATYSRTLDVIKDVEGYFKSRPAVESTFTVIGFSFSGLGENAALGVPVLKDWSKRGKGQSAQDEVGMANRVLSQNTDGSIFTVNPPPVDGMGNTGGFALRLQDRANVGRAVLTQALGMVLGKANASPIIAYAMPQWLPDAPQFRLVIDREKAETLGVSFADIKTVLSSAYGSNMVADFVNAGRVQRVVIQADAQSRKNPKSLDNLYVPNSRGGQVPMRSLIHTKWETGPVQIVRYNGYNAFKIMGDAAPGHSSGEVMAELEKIMKDLPPGIGYEWTELSYQEKYAGGQAPILFALALLVVFLLLVALYENWAIPFSVMLIVPIGALGAVAAVTILHMSNDVYFKVGLITIIGLAAKNAILIVEVAKQYYADGYSLKESAVKSAGLRFRPIIMTSMAFILGVLPLALATGAGAASQKALGVGVIGGMISATGLGVIFAPVFFVGVLSVVEFFKRKNA
- the ybaK gene encoding Cys-tRNA(Pro) deacylase; this translates as MTPAINIAKKKKILFTVHEYEHDPAAESYGVEAAEKLGVDPDRVFKTLVVANDKNLIVAVVPVMKRLDLKLLAKAVGVKKVGMADVKIVERTTGYVVGGVSPLGQKKLLPTYIDSSAEGCETIFVSAGRRGVDIELSPDDLVKLLKASYKAFAK
- a CDS encoding response regulator transcription factor, whose amino-acid sequence is MGISVLLVEDDYDLAAAVVGSLELEGISCDHASNGMHGYELATQNDYDVLMFDVMLPRLSGIGLCDKLRKEGLDTPVLMLTALDTLDDKTAGFNAGTDDYLTKPFDMEELLLRIRALSRRYSRQSRKFIAAGLEMNLDTHEVWRNGQSLNLTPTEWKLLQELVMNSPKVVSRAKLEQAVWGDSIPSQSLLKVYLNKLRKKVDGPDFCPIIHTVPGVGVVLRQEDECAE
- a CDS encoding YitT family protein — translated: MLEPIKSVLGKGSSFHIEFAYSVWWNLFLITCGTVITAVAVKSLAVPYEFMAGGVFGLASLIYYITELLSPGWIYFLLSIPLFIFAWVKVSRRFFWYSLYATFTTTAAYELLTIPMPVHNELYAAVACGALVGLGSGIVLRSLGSNGGLDVLAVYLFQRFNIGIGKVYIIFNAVIFSLSLTELSLDVIIASFILVFISSVVVDQTLSMFSQRKVVFIISKSIEMICHDILHEMKQSATFIKGQGAYLREDTNILMTVVNNIQLKKLEEIAFRHDEKVLLIVENTFSVMGSSFSRRKVY
- a CDS encoding efflux RND transporter periplasmic adaptor subunit, coding for MNSYIKELKNITTVVAASMMVMVFFSSGCKSAETAQAKEKPQQRAVQVDVAEVKTTSLRKEIELPGRISARRIAQVRARVAGIVLSRDFKEGSHVKKGQPLFHIDPAQFNAALSLAKADLAKAEANMVDLEATAKRYSKLIKTKSISQSEYDTAVNTYRAAKASKDAAEAAVRSSSLNLSYATVVAPISGRIGRAFITEGALVGEGEATHLATIQQLNPIYADINEPVSEYLKLKAAMNKAVHEDSAADVTVSVDNVDYVAKGKLLFSDVTVDQSSGQVSLRSEFPNDDGMLLPGMFVRIKIKLGNSRDAILVPQRAVMVGHGGTAQVYVVDSQNKVQPRAIKTGSMEEGGLWQITEGLKAGERVVINGTGKLKPGMTVSIKKVENSTVALKETDSKQQ
- a CDS encoding DUF2391 family protein; translation: MKEWSFNFEDLSQLSIGAFALAVPISFSEEAWRLGETLPVLNLVYITGLSILSLALFTYQVVFQGEIKKRRLGFILRVFLAYIITGVVVALVLTSIDKFPMATEPLIAVRRLIVVAMPASMGAIVVDGLDKE
- a CDS encoding DUF4405 domain-containing protein → MFEKIADRSFLSPAVAFTFIPVALSGLFLLFHVRFDGIKGIHQWLGLAFIIFCSFHIMVNWRCLLKYFSKREAHVALILTIVLTLTCAVLGGKNRNGSHQFHKGGVIYSEGLHK
- a CDS encoding sensor histidine kinase, yielding MQNSQSIKKLVVVFVLIACSVMVVSYSVLVNIFFEKGLGLAVQHRLELEASSYSAAYDKDHAARLPEAANFRTFEKYNDLSPDIKDVFSPSDFPIGKFIVVKPNIDDEDTFHFVYSWKRQDDVVLYFVYSLGDADRSEIIHSTAHGILYYSIATGLISLLVIILVAMLMMRRIARLVSHLVDWAFKLNKDNVEDSAQNFEYKELNQLAALYQDNMRRQMASIQREKRFLRNASHELRTPVAVLQTNLDWLNRLGVGSDEKFERPFRSMRKAVKNMKELIATLLWVEKKDVSSVPRHEVCVDKDLLGIIEENSYLLADKDVHVRKDIHAQSMLVPEILGRIIWSNIIRNAFQHSYEGDVEISLLDGVLIVKNAIASNAGEDSSDSFGLGLMLIQELIESIGWKLVLEEGADSYSAILYMHSLK
- a CDS encoding succinylglutamate desuccinylase/aspartoacylase family protein; protein product: MKKVVDNFIAANRNEKDILTTKFEARDKVRRGRKAFSIAGESIDPGTRGTIDIAAAKLYNRNELFMNIHVVHGKSDGPVLFVSGAVHGDEINGVEIIRRLLKLKLLNSLRGTLIAVPVVNSFGFVNRSRYLPDRRDLNRFFPGSPTGSLTGQLASIFMEEVVLRSTHGIDFHTGANMRSNLPQIRAVVSDPKVKEMAMAFGAPVVLDAELRDGSLRSAAYDKNIPMLLFEGGQSMRFDQIPIRVGVQGVISVMRYLGMLPKAKTHSKRIPSVLAKSSTWARASSSGVFLPRVNLGDIINKKQVIGIVTDPLGEHEHQILSPASGIVIGQLQSPLVHKGDAVSHVASISDMDIAENALDSFQREFEIESKLQQYEEGYL